GCGAAATTTATATGAGCGAACGAACATTAGATGGGGAAATCTTATTAAACCTGCGAGTAAAATCATCACATAATATAGGATTGATCAGCGCAATGGTTGTCGACTATGGGGATGACACATATCTGAAAGAAACACCTACTAACCAAGGAGTGGTGATTGACCGTGGTGTGAATTTTAGCCCGACAGATTTGATGTCATTTGAATCCAAAAAGTCTGCTTACAAGATGATCACTATTGGCCATATTAATTTACAGAACCGGACAAGTTCTCGTCAAAATGATGACTTACTGCCTAATCAATATGTCGATTTACATTTTGAGTTACAACCAACTTACTACAAAATGAGAGCAGGACATCAATTAGGATTAATTGTATATGCGACAGATTTTGAAATGACAATTCGGGGGAATCAATCCATCGCGTACACTATAGATTTATCTAAAAGTTCACTAGATATACCATTCACTTGTAATAAATAACTATAAAACATGAAGTTTTATCTTGTAACTAAGATAAGGCTCCATGTTTTTAATTGTAACCGTTTACATAATTGTCGGATTGTGTTATCCTTAGTGTAGTAACTAGTACGTACAAGTTGTTTGATTAAAGGAGAATGCTATGTTTGGATTTGGGAAAAAAATAAGCGAAGATGAGAACGTTTACGCACCAGTAACTGGTGAAGTAATTCCTTTAGACAAGGTTTCGGACCCTGTTTTTGCACAGAAAATGATGGGTGATGGATATGCAGTCGAGCCTAATGCTTCAAAAATTGTTTCCCCAGTTTCTGGGAAGGTGACGATGGTTCAAGGCCATGCTGTAGGTTTGAAACGCTTTGATGACCTAGAGCTGTTAGTGCATATAGGTATCGATACTGTTTCTTTAAATGGCAAACCATTTACAACGGCAGTGAAAGAAGGCGATATTGTTGATGCAGGGGATGACCTGGTAACAGTCAACTGGGATCAAGTGGAAGAAGCTGGTCTTCCAAAAACAACGCTGGTGTTGATTACAAATACAGCAGATAAATTAGAATCAATTACAGTTCATTATGGACCAGCAGTTGCAGGACAACAGTTGGGCAATGCTAAGGCAAGGAGAGACTAATTATGGCTAAGGAAGATTATGAAGGTATGGCTCAAGACATCATCAAAAATGTGGGCGGTAAGGACAATGTTGACAAAGTGATACATTGTATTACACGCTTGCGTTTCTACTTAAATGATGAAACTAAGGCCAATACAGAAGAAATGTCAAAAGTACCAGGAATAGCTGGTGCCGTCTATAACAGTGCGTTGGGACAGTATCAAGTAGTTATCGGACCAGCAGTTGCTGACGTCTACGATAAGGTTGTCGAGCATCTAGGGTCAAGTGTAGTGGACAACGAGGCAACGAATGCAGCAGTAGAAGCAACAAAAGCCAAAGAGCAAAAGCCCAAAAATGTACTTGACTGGTTTAAAGGCGCTTTCCAAACGCTAATTGGTACAATCACTGGATCAATGATTCCAGTGATTGGATTGTTAGCAGCAGGTGGTATGTTAAATGGATTTCTGACTTTATTGTCAGATCCAAATTTGCTTGGTTTAATTAGTACCAAGTCAGATACGTTTACGATTATTCAGTCGATGGCGATGGCACCATTTTACTTCTTACCAGTATTAGTCGGATTTACAGCAGCACAGCAGTTAAAATCAGATCCTTTGGTTGTGGCGGCGATTGGTGCGTTGCTAGTTAAACCAGAAATGATTGGGTTATCAGCAGCAAAGGCTTCGGGTGTGTTGTT
The Leuconostoc suionicum genome window above contains:
- a CDS encoding PTS sugar transporter subunit IIA, with product MFGFGKKISEDENVYAPVTGEVIPLDKVSDPVFAQKMMGDGYAVEPNASKIVSPVSGKVTMVQGHAVGLKRFDDLELLVHIGIDTVSLNGKPFTTAVKEGDIVDAGDDLVTVNWDQVEEAGLPKTTLVLITNTADKLESITVHYGPAVAGQQLGNAKARRD